GTGTCGCGAATCCGGCAACCATGTCACACACCTCCGCCCCACCCCCGGGAGAGAGGGGGCAGGGCGGAGGCGTCGCTCGGCGCGGGGTGGGGGGAGATCAGCAGGCGCCGAGGTCCTTCCAGACACCCCATTCACCGGTGGTGCCCGGCGTCTCGTTCTGCGTCCACCACTGGGCCTTGTACTTGCGGCCGTTGTGGGAGACCTCGTTGCCGGCGGTGTAGACGGTGCCCGCGACGTACGCCGGGAGCGATCCGCAGCCGGTCGGAGGCTGCGTGGTCGGCGGGGTCGTGGTGGGCGGGGTGGTCGTCGGAGGCGTGGTGACCGGCGGCTGCGTGGCGCCGCCGAGCGCGTCCGAGATCTGGTTCAGCAGGGTGGTGTTGTTGTCCAGGCCGAGCAGGGAGTACATCATCGCGCCGGCCAGGCCGCGCTGCTTGCCGTAGTCGACCCGGGCCTGGATGGACTTCTGGTTCAGGCCGGTGAAGAACTCGCCGTCCTTGTAGAAGTACGAGGCCTTGGCCTGGTCGTCCCAGAAGGTGGTCGCCGGGTTGTCGACGAGGCCGCCGAGCTCCTTGTAGTTGGCGATGCCGGCCTGCTGGCTGGTGGGCCGGGCGCCCGAAGCGCCGGTGGCGGACTGGGCGAGGCCGTTGTTCGCCCCGGCGGGGACGCCCTTCCAGCCGCGGTAGTAGAACTCGTAGCCCAGGGTCAGCTTGTTGGCGGGGAAGCCGCCCGTGATGCCGTAGGACGGGTTGCCGTCGATCCAGGAGTCGATGGCGTTGTCGATGCTGTACTTCTGGGTGCCGGGGGCGATCACGTCGGTGGGGTCGCCGGCCGGGGAGTACAGCGGGGACTGGTGGTACGTCGGCCCGTCGCCGTCCCAGGCGCCGTGCATGTCGTACGTCATGATGTTCGCGTAGTCGAGGTACGCGCCGATCTTGTCCGTCTCGATGTACTTGATCTTGTCCTGGCCGGCCGGGAGGGCCGAGGTCAGGAGGTACTTCTTGCCGCCGTTGGCCGCGCCGTAGGCGTCGAGCTGGGTGCGGAACTCCTTGAGCAGGAGCGTGAAGTTCTGCTTGTCCTCGGGGGCGTAGTGGTTGCCGAGGTGGCCGCCCGACGAGCCCGGGTACTCCCAGTCGATGTCGATGCCGTCGAAGATCCCGGCCGCGGCGCCCTGGCCGCCGAATCCGCCCTCGACCGGCAGGTTGCCCTTGATGTACTGGTCGATGCAGGAGGACACGAGCTTCTTGCGGGAGGCGTCGGTCTTCGCCGCGTCGCTGAAGTACTTCGAGTAGGTCCAGCCGCCGAGCGAGATGTTGATCTTCAGGTGCGGGTACTTGGCCTTCAACTGCTTGAACTGGTTGAAGACGCCGACGATCGGCTGGTCCCACTTGTCGGCGACCCCGCTGACGCTGTCGGCCGCGCTGAAGGACTTCTGGTAGTCGGCGTACGAGTCGCCCGCGCCGTCACCGGCGTTGGGGTTGTTGTCGTCGCCCGCCGCCTTGTTCGCCTCGAAACAGGTGAGGTCGGTGGGGTGGATGTTGCCGAACGAGTAGTTGATGACGTCCAGCTTGCCCGCTATGCCGCGGGTGTCGAGGTGCTTGGGGTAGAAGGCGTTCCCGTACACGCTCCACTGGTCGTAGTAGGCGATGCGGACACCGCCCGCCGCGGCGGTGGTTCCGGCGCCGGCGGCCTGGGCCGTGCCGAGTCCCGCGAAGGAGGCAAGCGCTCCGGCTGCCAGCGCGGCCGTGGCGGCGGCTGCGATGAGGGGTTTACGGATGTGCATGAACTGCTCCGTGGGGGTGGGAGGAGAGAGCAAGAAGTTCAGGTGAGAGAAGTGATAGCGATCGCTCCGGCCCGGCGTCAATGGTTCGGACCAAAGAAGGACTAGACCACTTTCGCGCCATCTCCCCAAGTCAGAGACCTGAGCGCACATCAGAAACCGCTCGCCACCCCGGGTGACGAGCGGCTTAAGGCTGCCTTCAGACATCCCCCCGCAAGGTTTCGTCAACAAACCAGCCAAACCCCGTTTGCACGCGGTCAGTCGGCCGTCGACGCCTGCACGGGCATGTCGTACGCATCTGCGACGAGCTCGTACGAGCGCAACCGGGCCGCCCCGCCGTGGGCGTTGGCGGTCAGCATCAGCTCGTCCGCGCCCGTCCGCTTCGCGAGGTCGTCCAGTCCGGTGCGGACCTCGTCGGGGGTGCCGTGGACGATGTTCGCGAGCCAGCCGTTCACGAACTCCCGCTCCCCCGGGGAGAAGGGGTACGCCGCCGCCTCCTGCGGCGTCGGAACCAGTCCGGGCCGCCCGGTGCGCAGCCGCAGCATCGACAGTGCGCCCGTGAGCACCTGGGCGCGGGCCTCCGCGTCGCTGTCGGCGGCCAGCGCCGAGACCCCGATGACGGCGTACGGGGCGTCCAGGACGGCCGAGGGGCGGAAGCTCTGCCGGTAGAGGTCGAGCGCGGGCAGGGTGCCGGCCGCCGAGAAGTGGTGGGCGTAGGCGAAGGGCAGGCCGAGCTCGCCGGCGAGCCGGGCGCTGAAGCCGGAGGAGCCGAGCAGCCACAGCGGCGGCCGCCCGGCGGGTCCCTGCACCGGGCCCGGTACGGCGTGCACGCGGGCGTACGGGTGCCCGTCCGGGAAGTCGTCGTCGAGGAAGCGGGTGAGCTCCACGAGCTGCCGCGGGAAGTCGTCCGCGGCCTCGTCGAGGCGCCCGGCCCCGCGCAGCGCGGCGGCGGTGCGCCCGTCGGTGCCCGGGGCCCGGCCGAGCCCGAGGTCGATCCGGCCCGGGGCGAGCGCCTCCAGGGTGCCGAACTGCTCGGCTATGGCGAGCGGGGCGTGGTTGGGCAGCATGACCCCGCCCGAACCGAGCCGGATGCGGGAGGTGTGCGCGGCGAGGTGGGCCAGGATCACGGCCGGCGAGGAGCTGGCGACGCCGGGCATGGAGTGGTGTTCGGCGACCCAGTGGCGGTGGTAGCCGCGGGACTCGGCGAGCCGGGAGATGGCCACGCTGGTGCGCAGGGACGCGTGGGCGGTGCTGCCGGCGCCGACGGTGACGAGGTCCAGGACCGAGAGCGGTACGGTTGCCGTGCCCTGCGCGGCGCCCCGGATGCTGCCGTTCCTGCCGTGCTGTCCATGTGCGCCACCGCTGTCACTCATCGTCGCTCCCGTCTCGTCGTGTCGCCCGTACGAAGAATTCGAACCGTGGACGGCGGCGTGGCATTCCCGGCGGACCGGGGCAGCGCGCGTGACCATGGCATATGCCAATGGAGTAGATCCAGGCGGGGAGACCTGATTGAGCCATCAATCTCCTCAACAGGCGCTCCACATGGGCCGCTTGATGGCTATCGTGGTAGGGCAAGCGGTAACAACCTGCTAGGGGGAAACCGTGGCGCTGAAGCCCGAGCCGACCGCGCCGTTCCACTCGGTGCAGTACGCACTACGCGTACTCGAAACGATCGCACGGCACACCGGCGGTGTGACCGACGTGCAGATCGCGCGTGAGACCGGCCTGCCCGCCGTCCATCTCGCTCCGATGCTGCTCATGCTGCGCCGGGAGGGATATGTCCTGCAGGTGTCCGACGGCGCCTACGCCATAGGGGACTCCCTCGTCCTGCTCGGCTCGGGCATCGACCGACAGCAAGCACTCACGGACAAGCTGCAGGAGACCCTGGACCGGCTCCGCGACTCCGTCGGCGCTGCCGTCTACATCAGCCGGTACGTGGACGGCGAGGTCAGGATCACACAGTTCGCGGACAGCCCGCGCACCCCGAAGGTGCACGAATGGGTCGACTTCCGCTCCGCCGCGCACGCCAGCGCGGTCGGCAAGTGCCTGCTCACACAGCTGGACCTGAACGGGCGGCGCGACCACCTGTCCCGGCACAAGATCGCCCGGCTCACGTCGAAGACGATCGTGAACGAGCGGATCCTCTTCTCCAAGCTGGACGCCCAGCCGGCCACCGTGCCGATGCTCGACCTGCAGGAATACGCCGTGGGCACGGTCTGCGCGGCGGTCCCGATCACCGCCGGGGCCTCGGTGGGCTGCCTGGCCCTGTCGATGCCGGTCGAGCACGCACACCGGCTGCGCGCCGCGGCGGACACCCTGAACCGGAAGGCCGCGCCGCTGCTGCTGTCGCTCACGCTCTAGCGGCGGGGCGGGCGGGCGGTGCGCAGGCCGGAAAACACTTCGGGCGGTTCCCGGTGAACCGGAAACCGTCCGAAGGACAGGTGCGCCGCCAGGGACTCGAACCCCGGACCCGCTGATTAAGAGTCAGCTGCTCTAACCAACTGAGCTAGCGGCGCCTGCTGACAGAGAAAATACTACCTGGTCCTCAGGGGTGCTCAAAACCAATGGACCGGCCCTGGCCGCGGAGGTACGCGAGGACCGCCAGGACCCGTCGGTGGGTCTCCTCGGCGGGCAGCAGGTCGAGCTTTCCCAGGATGTTCCCGATGTGTTTGCCGACGGCCGCTTCGGAGACCACCAGATCGCGGGCGATGGCCCCGTTCGACTTCCCCGCGGTAGCGCAGCCCGGCCCAGGCGAGGAGGACGAGGGCGAGGAGGACGGGGAGGCCGGTGAGGGTGCTGCCGGCGAGGTAGCCTGCGGCTCGCCAGGGCAAGGCGGAGCGGAGGTAGCGGCCGCGGGCCAGGGCCTGCCAGGTGCTGCGCGGGGCGTCATCCATGCGTGCACGCTAGCCGCGGTCCGCCCGCGCGAACCATGGCCCCAGGGGGCGTCCACAGGTATCGCTGGCCCTACCCCACGGCCGAGCCGGCCCGGGCCCCGCTGCCCGGAACCCCGCGCCCGAGCCGGTCGGGCACCGCTGGCGTGGGTCCCGCTACGCGAAGCCGCGCGGCCGAGCCCGTGCAGGTACCGCTGGCGCGGAGCCGTGCCGCGGGCCGGGTGGGGGCCGCTGCGCGGAGCCTTCTCCCCGCCCCGCCCTTTCCCCGTTTCCCGGGCTCCGCCCGGACCTGGTCCTCGAACGCCGGACGGGCTGAAAGACCTGGGGCTCCGCCCCAGACCCCGCTCCTCAAACGCCGGAGGGGCTGAAATGCAGCCCCGCCGGGCTCGTCCCGGGGGTGGTGGCGGGCTTGTCAGCGGTTCAGGAGGTCGGTTCGGCCGTGGGATTCGTACCTGGCGAGGAGGGTGGCCACATCGGCCTCGGTCAGCAGGGCGTAGCCCCCCGCAGGGGACCGGTGCCAGACCGGGTCCGCGCAGCGGAAGGCGGCTCGGCGGAGGGAGACGCGGTGGATCTTGTTCGTGGCCCTGACCGGCATGGCCGGGAGGATGCGGACGTAGCGGGGGGACATCTTCGTGCCCAGGTCCGGCTGCGCGGAGAGGAAGGTCTCGAAGGAGGCCGGCGAGAACACCGCGCCCTCCCGGAGGGACACCGCGGCCATGACCTGGTCCCCCGCCACCTCGTCCGGGACGGCGTAGACCGCGACCGCCGCCGCGTCGGCCCAGCGGGCCAGGATGTTCTCGATCACCGCCGCGGCGAGGTTCTCGCTGTCGACCCGCAGCCGGTCGTCCGTACGGCCCGCGAAGTACAGGAAGCCCGCCGCGTCGCGGAAGAAGAGGTCTCCCGTCCAGTACCAGCCGTCCCGGGTACGGTCGGCCTCCGCTGCCGGGTTGTTCCAGTAGCCCTCGAACAGGCTGCGGCCCCGGTTGACGAGTTCGCCGATGGCCGCGGAGCCGTTCAGCAGGCGGCCGTCCCCGTCCAGTACCGCCGCCGGGCACTCCGCGCCCGTCTCCGGGTCGACCACCGCCAGGTCGTCCCCCGCGCCCGCCCGGCCCAGCGCGCCCGGCGGGGTGTCCGGGGTCCGCTGGACCGAGGCGCCGCCTTCGGTGGCGCCGTATCCCTCCACCAGCCGGACCCCGAACCGCTCGGCGAAGCGCGCCGCGTCCACCGCCCCGGCCTCG
Above is a genomic segment from Streptomyces sp. NBC_01233 containing:
- a CDS encoding glycosyl hydrolase family 18 protein: MHIRKPLIAAAATAALAAGALASFAGLGTAQAAGAGTTAAAGGVRIAYYDQWSVYGNAFYPKHLDTRGIAGKLDVINYSFGNIHPTDLTCFEANKAAGDDNNPNAGDGAGDSYADYQKSFSAADSVSGVADKWDQPIVGVFNQFKQLKAKYPHLKINISLGGWTYSKYFSDAAKTDASRKKLVSSCIDQYIKGNLPVEGGFGGQGAAAGIFDGIDIDWEYPGSSGGHLGNHYAPEDKQNFTLLLKEFRTQLDAYGAANGGKKYLLTSALPAGQDKIKYIETDKIGAYLDYANIMTYDMHGAWDGDGPTYHQSPLYSPAGDPTDVIAPGTQKYSIDNAIDSWIDGNPSYGITGGFPANKLTLGYEFYYRGWKGVPAGANNGLAQSATGASGARPTSQQAGIANYKELGGLVDNPATTFWDDQAKASYFYKDGEFFTGLNQKSIQARVDYGKQRGLAGAMMYSLLGLDNNTTLLNQISDALGGATQPPVTTPPTTTPPTTTPPTTQPPTGCGSLPAYVAGTVYTAGNEVSHNGRKYKAQWWTQNETPGTTGEWGVWKDLGAC
- a CDS encoding LLM class flavin-dependent oxidoreductase — protein: MSDSGGAHGQHGRNGSIRGAAQGTATVPLSVLDLVTVGAGSTAHASLRTSVAISRLAESRGYHRHWVAEHHSMPGVASSSPAVILAHLAAHTSRIRLGSGGVMLPNHAPLAIAEQFGTLEALAPGRIDLGLGRAPGTDGRTAAALRGAGRLDEAADDFPRQLVELTRFLDDDFPDGHPYARVHAVPGPVQGPAGRPPLWLLGSSGFSARLAGELGLPFAYAHHFSAAGTLPALDLYRQSFRPSAVLDAPYAVIGVSALAADSDAEARAQVLTGALSMLRLRTGRPGLVPTPQEAAAYPFSPGEREFVNGWLANIVHGTPDEVRTGLDDLAKRTGADELMLTANAHGGAARLRSYELVADAYDMPVQASTAD
- a CDS encoding IclR family transcriptional regulator, with translation MALKPEPTAPFHSVQYALRVLETIARHTGGVTDVQIARETGLPAVHLAPMLLMLRREGYVLQVSDGAYAIGDSLVLLGSGIDRQQALTDKLQETLDRLRDSVGAAVYISRYVDGEVRITQFADSPRTPKVHEWVDFRSAAHASAVGKCLLTQLDLNGRRDHLSRHKIARLTSKTIVNERILFSKLDAQPATVPMLDLQEYAVGTVCAAVPITAGASVGCLALSMPVEHAHRLRAAADTLNRKAAPLLLSLTL